The Mauremys reevesii isolate NIE-2019 linkage group 1, ASM1616193v1, whole genome shotgun sequence genome has a segment encoding these proteins:
- the NUMA1 gene encoding nuclear mitotic apparatus protein 1 isoform X3: MSLHATRASALLAWVNSLKVDNPLSALSQLRDCSVFLKIIDKVHGSEEGQSVLQQPLPERIEFIRSFLQKHCKHKSTMESPVSIPKLLEGEELELAKVTMLLLYHASMSTKSPRDWNEFEYKIQAELATVLKFVLDNEESLNENLELFLQKKVPLSSSSISSTSSEEQSPVFSRQHKREVRFLELQKIASSSSMNNFLPGSPASPMGDIMQTPQFQLRRLKKQLADERENRDELELELTENRKLITEKETQITMMQQRIDRLTLLNERQAADQLEPKQLEELREKNESLILRLHEALKQCQDLKTEKGQMDRKINQLSEENGDLSFKLREFASHLMQLQEALNELSEEHSAALMESGEKQTRLETELHTTLHEKKCLEEKMEILQGKISLLEDQLTRLGESATQEKGEVMGDILKLEELKHEVASLSAKGIELQATVRQLEEEKGLREADLQSERSRFEEEKLQLTGLIANLQGSVSELHLAKEKLEQDSRAQEERLTAQVNTLTTEIAKLNGFLLQRDQELVTLHQQVEEERIQKGQLVEDLQKQEQSSRETIQGLSLQVDQLSDTLKHSEEKLVQFTQQMEATSEGEARHLASLREEHEKAMQERESALRQLQEFQQEQEAELAALAAQLQTLEKARDASQASAVEIQREKAELSQRVQELDTRVLELTARCSQSEAQAAAAESLRAQLRELENKLKEGQQKLSDKERLAKENAQLQERLLAMEESVRNTEGILEDEKRRASETLEGNLKRITELESRTQQLAEHRDQAMQEVGEEQAKRQALTLQVQQLGDEYRAKTERLQRQLAEMSSAAKGGDGERERLEKTIKALSGDHKQACQQLQAEQGKVAELEAQMKCLTTEQEERLALLQTDLSNAVARVKEKESVALKLRDDLASLQEKTVASQQEAAQRIARLEMDARKAAETLKVVTKELSNERLKTAELEATVKRVGEQKREELTATESDLSRAALVLKERELEVEKLSHEVKMLSTRLEETLQKQKQELALRDTEMKHLTGEMEQAKADLAAEKASKAELEVQLQNSINEQRAERSAHQQELARSLELIEEKEGELDELRLKNVSRNEELRDLQKTVVKLKGELASVEALKERAAKMENELQGFLEVARTREAEIDSIKSIVYSKEMSLKSLEEKIRHTEQESSSSQDLYQKKLKESEMLHSEMEKMEQKCREQRDTIASLEKAAAQTKAATSEHQEAQLEALRREVTQQKQKVLELEKLLEASRSAQAGQDGTIEMLKKELLDKGKELAQSKDSIAAAEKELASLRSSVQEKGTSEDSWKEQISQCCQEVERKNSLIGSLEQEVSILHLQVLEKEGESKELKRLIMAESEKSKKLEERLRMLQTETATAASRAAERCARMKAEVQAYQEETEKQRMSIEALKRELSSQGECQEKLRQEVKAWQEKCFQKEQLLSSLQLELTNAQALVGELMPVKRLYQQQQAEQSSLESKHREELEKREKTASALEAELARAKLELAELLSLKGRFSEQDRAVQRLQGENASYAERLAVLQQANAQLMEENHVLSEKSSQGRRTFDAELSQIKEKHCQEMEALKVESEKLVAGSQREAEDAVKKLEAMTNKYENAKVRVLEERQKFQEERQKLTTQVEELNKKLAQNEKATRSQQEKVKVREGELQAEADRQQVKISELQEQLAQKEKAAEHYKAQVEKAKTFYEAKKQQNQDLAEKLKGMEQLQKENAELKAESERLAKELQQSILQAKESELSCRNLTSQVRSLEAQVEFADRQLRELGKFQVATDTLKSRETFRQNPADVSTDSLDLSSDEMLPLNSTSRKPGRSQSEISAMPGSVESLTSQRLPRKVESLESLYFTPIPTRTQSKLESSTGSLGDLSIDSGCKTRSARRRTTQIINITMTKKQAEAEEPDSANASFYSVQSAQAHQNAPAQNPARSRLRSAASTRSVTSCRSQESLAGLGAASPEETLGNPALLSLPGYRPATRSSLRRSQAGSSASLSRSSFYLGTCQDEPDPLDDWNRIAELQQRNRVCPPHMKTCYPLESRPSQSLTVITDEEMKTGDPKETLRRASMQPSQIESAAARRSTLSTGWAGGIATRQQRKRSSDESHQGPDTPDSKKPTSCFPRPQTPRERNEERKRGSRKGEPQATGKQPDRRQSMAFSILNTPKKLGSSLLRRGTNRKTTPKTSPRGSARRSPRIATAKSPKGKGKASRKSPKNMKF; this comes from the exons gtgaccatgctgCTCCTGTACCACGCCTCCATGAGCACCAAAAGCCCCAGGGACTGGAACGAATTTGAATACAAAATCCAG GCTGAGCTGGCCACGGTCCTCAAGTTTGTGCTTGACAATGAAGAGAGCCTGAATGAGAACCTGGAGCTCTTCCTGCAGAAGAAAG TGCCACTTTCATCCTCCAGCATCTCTAGCACCAGTTCCGAGGAGCAGTCCCCCGTGTTCTCCCGCCAGCACAAGCGAGAGGTGCGCTTCCTGGAGCTGCAGAAGATCGCCTCCTCATCCAGCATGAACAA CTTCCTTCCTGGCTCGCCTGCCTCCCCCATGGGTGACATCATGCAGACCCCGCAGTTCCAGCTGAGACGGCTGAAGAAGCAGCTGGCAGACGAGAGGGAAAACCGGGATGAGCTGGAGCTGGAACTGACAGAGAACCGCAAACTCATCACAGAGAAGG agacTCAAATCACCATGATGCAGCAACGGATCGACCGCCTGACTCTTCTCAATGAGAGACAAGCTGCTGATCAGCTGGAGCCAAAGCAGCTGGAAGAGCTGCGGGAGAAGAATGAAAG CTTGATCCTGCGTTTGCATGAGGCCCTAAAGCAGTGTCAGGACCTGAAGACTGAAAAAGGCCAGATGGACCGAAAAATCAACCAGCTGTCCGAGGAGAATGGGGACCTCTCATTCAAG CTGCGGGAGTTCGCCAGCCACTTGATGCAGCTGCAAGAGGCTTTGAACGAACTCTCCGAGGAACACAGTGCGGCACTGATGGAGTCGGGGGAGAAACAAACCCGCCTGGAGACCGAGCTCCACACCACCCTCCACGAGAAG AAATGCTtggaagagaagatggagattCTGCAGGGGAAGATCTCTCTGCTGGAAGACCAGCTGACAAGGCTGGGGGAGAGTGCCACGCAGGAGAAAGGAGAGGTTATGGGGGACATCCTGAAG CTTGAAGAGTTAAAGCATGAAGTGGCCAGCCTCTCTGCTAAAGGGATAGAGCTCCAAGCCACAGTCCGTCAACTGGAAGAGGAGAAGGGCCTCCGGGAGGCAGATCTTCAGTCTGAACGGAGCCGCTTTGAAGAGGAGAAACTTCAGCTCACGGGCCTCATCGCCAACCTCCAGGGCTCAGTCTCCGAGCTCCACCTGGCTAAAGAGAAGCTGGAGCAGGACTCCAGAGCGCAGGAGGAGCGCCTGACCGCCCAGGTAAACACACTCACCACAGAGATTGCGAAGCTAAACGGCTTCCTCCTCCAGAGGGACCAGGAGCTGGTGACTCTTCACCAGCAGGTAGAGGAGGAGAGGATTCAGAAGGGACAGCTGGTCGAAGATCTCCAGAAGCAAGAGCAATCCTCCAGGGAGACCATCCAAGGACTCAGCCTCCAGGTGGACCAGCTCAGTGACACCCTGAAGCACAGTGAGGAGAAGCTGGTGCAGTTCACCCAGCAGATGGAAGCTACAAgcgaaggggaagccagacaccTGGCATCCTTGAGAGAAGAGCATGAGAAGGCCATGCAGGAAAGGGAGTCTGCCCTGCGGCAGCTACAGGAATTCCAGCAGGAACAGGAAGCGGAGCTGGCAGCCCTGGCTGCTCAGCTGCAAACTTTGGAGAAAGCCAGAGATGCCAGCCAGGCCTCTGCTGTAGAGATACAGAGGGAAAAAGCTGAATTAAGCCAGAGAGTCCAAGAGCTGGACACCAGAGTCCTTGAACTCACTGCCCGGTGCTCGCAGAGCGAGGCtcaagcagcagctgctgagtcACTGAGAGCCCAGCTCCGAGAACTAGAGAACAAGCTGAAAGAAGGTCAGCAGAAACTCTCAGACAAGGAGAGGCTGGCCAAGGAAAACGCCCAGCTCCAAGAGCGGCTCCTGGCCATGGAAGAGTCCGTCCGGAACACAGAGGGGATCTTGGAGGATGAGAAGAGGAGGGCTTCGGAGACCCTTGAAGGGAATCTTAAAAGGATAACTGAGCTGGAGTCCCGAAcgcagcagctggcagagcaccGAGATCAGGCTATGCAGGAGGTGGGCGAGGAGCAGGCTAAGAGACAAGCGCTCACGCTGCAGgtgcagcagctgggagatgaATACAGGGCAAAGACAGAGAGGCTGCAACGCCAGCTGGCAGAAATGTCCTCGGCCGCTAAAGGGGGCGACGGAGAGCGTGAGAGGCTGGAGAAGACCATAAAAGCTCTGAGTGGAGACCACAAACAGGCCTGCCAGCAGCTCCAGGCGGAGCAGGGCaaagtggcagagctggaggcgCAGATGAAGTGCCTGACCACAGAGCAAGAAGAGAGGCTGGCGCTGCTTCAGACTGACCTCTCCAATGCCGTTGCACGGGTCAAGGAGAAGGAGAGCGTGGCGCTAAAACTCAGGGACGATCTCGCCTCTCTGCAGGAGAAGACAGTGGCCTCCCAGCAGGAAGCAGCCCAGCGCATAGCTCGGCTGGAGATGGATGCACGGAAGGCAGCTGAGACACTCAAGGTTGTCACCAAGGAGTTGTCCAATGAAAGGCTCAAGACGGCCGAGCTTGAAGCGACGGTGAAGCGTGTTGGAGAACAGAAGCGTGAGGAGCTAACAGCTACGGAGTCTGACCTCTCCAGAGCAGCGTTGGTCCTGAAGGAGAGAGAACTAGAAGTGGAGAAACTGTCCCATGAGGTTAAGATGCTGAGCACCAGGCTGGAAGAAACGCTGCAGAAGCAGAAACAGGAGCTAGCTCTTCGAGACACAGAGATGAAGCATCTGACCGGGGAGATGGAGCAAGCCAAGGCAGACCTCGCAGCGGAGAAAGCCAGCAAGGCAGAGCTGGAAGTCCAGCTGCAGAACTCCATCAATGAGCAAAGGGCCGAGCGTTCTGCTCACCAGCAGGAGCTGGCCAGGTCCCTGGAATTGATTGAGGAGAAGGAAGGGGAGCTGGACGAGCTCCGTCTGAAAAATGTCTCCCGTAACGAGGAGCTGAGAGACCTGCAGAAGACTGTTGTCAAGCTGAAAGGGGAGCTTGCCTCCGTGGAGGCACTGAAGGAGCGGGCGGCCAAGATGGAAAATGAGCTGCAGGGCTTCCTGGAGGTTGCCAGGACCCGAGAAGCCGAGATTGACAGCATCAAGTCCATTGTGTACTCCAAGGAGATGTCCCTCAAAAGCTTGGAGGAGAAGATCCGACACACAGAACAGGAATCCAGCTCCAGCCAAGACCTCTACCAGAAGAAGCTGAAGGAGAGCGAGATGCTCCACTCTGAAATGGAGAAAATGGAGCAGAAGTGCAGGGAACAGCGAGACACCATTGCCAGCCTAGAAAAAGCAGCAGCTCAAACTAAAGCAGCCACTTCGGAGCATCAGGAAGCCCAGCTGGAGGCCCTGAGGAGAGAGGTGACGCAGCAGAAGCAGAAAGTGTTGGAGCTGGAGAAACTCCTGGAAGCCTCTAGGTCAGCACAGGCTGGGCAAGATGGCACCATAGAGATGCTGAAGAAAGAGCTCTTGGATAAGGGGAAAGAGCTGGCCCAGAGTAAAGACTCCATCGCCGCAGCAGAGAAGGAGCTGGCTTCTCTGCGCTCTTCAGTTCAAGAGAAGGGCACGTCGGAGGACAGCTGGAAGGAACAAATTTCCCAGTGCTGTCAAGAAGTGGAGAGGAAAAACAGCCTGATTGGCAGCCTGGAGCAGGAAGTGTCCATCCTCCACCTGCAGGTCTtggagaaggagggagagagcAAGGAGCTGAAGCGCCTGATCATGGCAGAGTCGGAGAAGAGCAAGAAGCTGGAAGAGAGGCTGCGGATGCTCCAGACTGAGACGGCCACTGCCGCTTCTCGAGCAGCAGAGAGATGCGCTCGGATGAAGGCCGAAGTGCAGGCCTACCAGGAGGAGACTGAGAAGCAGAGGATGTCCATAGAGGCTCTGAAGAGGGAACTGAGCTCCCAAGGCGAATGCCAGGAGAAGCTCCGCCAAGAGGTGAAGGCCTGGCAGGAGAAGTGCTTCCAGAAGGAACAGCTCTTGTCCTCTCTGCAGCTAGAGCTCACAAATGCCCAAGCCTTGGTCGGGGAGCTGATGCCAGTGAAACGCCTCTACCAGCAGCAACAGGCTGAGCAGTCCTCCCTGGAAAGCAAACACCGCGAAGAGCTGGAGAAGAGGGAGAAAACAGCCAGTGCTCTGGAGGCAGAGCTTGCCAGAGCCAAGCTGGAGCTGGCAGAGCTCCTCTCCCTCAAGGGGAGGTTCTCTGAACAAGACCGCGCCGTGCAGCGGCTGCAGGGGGAAAACGCCAGCTATGCAGAGCGGCTCGCCGTGCTCCAGCAGGCCAACGCCCAGCTGATGGAGGAGAACCACGTGCTCAGTGAGAAGTCCAGCCAAGGGCGGCGGACGTTTGATGCCGAGCTCAGCCAGATAAAGGAGAAGCACTGCCAGGAAATGGAGGCCCTCAAGGTGGAGTCTGAGAAactggtggctgggagccagcgAGAGGCTGAAGACGCTGTGAAGAAGCTGGAGGCCATGACCAACAAGTACGAGAACGCCAAGGTCAGGGTCCTCGAGGAGAGGCAAAAGTtccaggaggagaggcagaagCTGACGACTCAG GTGGAGGAGCTGAATAAAAAGCTGGCCCAGAATGAAAAAGCCACCCGATCCCAGCAGGAGAAAGTGAAG GTGCGGGAAGGGGAGCTCCAGGCAGAGGCTGATCGCCAGCAGGTGAAGATATctgagctgcaggagcagctggcccAGAAGGAGAAGGCTGCAGAGCACTATAAAGCGCAG GTGGAGAAGGCAAAAACTTTCTATGAGGCGAAGAAGCAGCAGAACCAAGACCTGGCGGAGAAGCTGAAGgggatggagcagctgcagaaggaGAATGCCGAGCTCAAGGCTGAGTCGGAGCGACTGGCCAAGGAGCTGCAGCAATCCATCCTGCAGGCCAAGGAGTCAGAGCTCAGCTGCAGGAACCTGACCAGCCAGGTCCGCAGCTTGGAGGCACAG GTGGAGTTTGCCGATCGCCAGTTACGGGAGCTTGGCAAGTTCCAGGTGGCTACGGATACGCTGAAGAGCCGGGAGACCTTCCGTCAGAACCCGGCTGACGTCAGCACAGATAGCCTGGACCTGAGCAGTGATGAGATGCTGCCGCTCAACTCCACCAG CAGGAAGCCTGGCCGATCCCAGTCGGAAATCTCGGCCATGCCGGGCAGCGTGGAATCGCTCACATCCCAGCGGCTGCCGCGTAAAGTTGAGTCTCTGGAGAGCCTCTATTttacccccatccccacccgcaCACAGTCCAAACTGGAGAGCAGCACTGGCTCCCTGGGCGACCTGTCCATCGACTCGGGCTGCAAGACCCGTTCGGCTCGCCGGCGCACCACGCAGATCATCAACATCACCATGACGAAA AAACAGGCCGAGGCAGAGGAACCAGACAGCGCCAACGCGTCCTTCTACAGCGTGCAGTCAGCCCAGGCCCACCAGAACGCCCCTGCACAGAACCCCGCCAGGAGCAGGCTGCGCTCGGCCGCCTCCACCCGCTCCGTCACCAGCTGCCGCTCTCAGGAATCCCtcgctgggctgggagctgcctcTCCCGAGGAGACCCTGGGCAACCCTGCGCTGCTCAGCCTACCCGGCTACCGGCCTGCCACCCGCAGCTCCTTGAGGCGCTCTCAGGCGGGCAGCAGTGCCAGCCTCA GCCGCAGCAGCTTCTATCTGGGCACCTGTCAGGATGAGCCGGATCCGCTGGATGATTGGAACCGAATTGCTGAGCTGCAGCAGCGCAACCGGGTGTGTCCTCCCCACATGAAGACCTGCTACCCCCTGGAGTCTAGG CCCTCCCAGTCCCTGACCGTCATCACGGACGAGGAGATGAAGACGGGCGACCCGAAGGAGACGCTGCGCCGGGCCAGCATGCAACCTTCGCAGATCGAGAGCGCAGCCGCCCGTCGCAGCACCCTGAGCACCGGCTGGGCAGGAGGCATCGCCACGCGGCAGCAGAGGAAGCGCAGTTCAGATGAATCTCACCAGGGCCCAGACACCCCAGAC tccAAGAAGCCAACCAGCTGCTTCCCCCGGCCCCAGACGCCCAGGGAGCGGAACGAGGAGCGCAAGCGTGGCAGCAGGAAGGGCGAGCCCCAAGCGACCGGCAAGCAG cccGACCGGCGCCAGTCGATGGCCTTCAGCATCCTGAACACCCCCAAGAAGCTGGGCAGCAGCCTCCTGCGCCGGGGCACCAACCGGAAAACCACGCCCAAAACCTCGCCCCGCGGCAGCGCCCGGCGGTCCCCCAGGATAGCCACGGCCAAGTCGCCCAAGGGGAAGGGCAAG GCCAGCCGCAAGTCACCCAAGAACATGAAATTCTAA